In Neisseria brasiliensis, the following proteins share a genomic window:
- a CDS encoding TetR/AcrR family transcriptional regulator, translated as MVREPKINTYTRIINASLVLFNEEGERNISTNHIAAHLGISPGNLYYHFRNKDEIIIQLFKRYSEALLQYLQEAELPKDVEGAITYMAGIYTVMWEYRFLFSDVNTLLARSAELLGEHNNFTHAKVSPLLVKLLNELNDHGIIRADKTAIDDLAVNMWIMTKYWFDFDGSLQGRTKLTEDSKARGVQRSLSLLRPYLLPDHMVEFDQKISNPPV; from the coding sequence GTGGTACGAGAACCCAAAATCAACACTTACACCCGCATTATTAATGCCAGCCTTGTTTTGTTTAACGAAGAAGGCGAGCGCAACATCAGCACCAACCACATCGCAGCACACTTGGGCATCAGCCCCGGCAACCTGTATTACCATTTCCGCAATAAAGATGAAATCATCATCCAGCTTTTCAAGCGCTACAGCGAAGCCCTGCTGCAATACCTGCAAGAAGCGGAGCTACCAAAAGACGTCGAAGGCGCGATTACCTATATGGCGGGCATTTACACTGTGATGTGGGAATACCGCTTCCTGTTTAGCGATGTGAACACCTTGTTGGCACGCAGCGCCGAATTATTGGGCGAACACAACAACTTCACCCACGCCAAAGTATCGCCATTATTGGTAAAATTATTAAACGAACTCAACGACCACGGCATCATCCGCGCCGACAAAACCGCCATTGACGACTTGGCCGTGAATATGTGGATCATGACCAAATACTGGTTCGACTTCGACGGCTCGCTGCAAGGCCGCACCAAATTGACTGAAGATTCCAAAGCCCGCGGTGTGCAACGCTCATTGAGCCTGTTGCGCCCTTATCTGCTGCCGGATCATATGGTTGAATTTGACCAAAAAATCAGCAATCCGCCGGTTTAA
- the murB gene encoding UDP-N-acetylmuramate dehydrogenase has product MKLSYQTDLTPYNTFGLKANAHAFAVLEQAEDIREIIRLPEFSRDNVLWLGGGSNILLMEDYSGLVVHMANKGVREISRSDGLVYIEAQAGEIWHEFVLHTLDLGLSGLENLSLIPGTVGASPVQNIGAYGLEVKDVIRSVRCFDLDTETFVELSNADCQFSYRESFFKQAGKGRYVIVSVVFALKEHFTPNLKYGDLAAAVEAICQVREATAKDVSNAVCAIRNSKLPDPNILGNVGSFFKNPIVSAEQAALLSSKYTNMPQYLQADGTVKLAAGWLIDQCRLKGFQIGGAAVHDKQALVLVNKHNAQAQDVYRLAQHICREVAEKFQVSLHAEPNWLPASYSL; this is encoded by the coding sequence ATGAAACTCAGTTATCAAACCGACCTGACCCCTTACAACACCTTCGGCCTTAAAGCCAACGCCCATGCTTTTGCCGTTTTGGAACAGGCAGAAGATATCCGCGAAATCATCCGCCTGCCCGAATTCAGCCGCGACAATGTTTTGTGGTTGGGTGGCGGCAGCAATATCCTGCTGATGGAAGATTATTCCGGTTTGGTGGTGCACATGGCGAATAAAGGCGTGCGCGAAATCAGCCGTTCAGACGGCCTTGTGTATATCGAAGCGCAAGCCGGTGAAATTTGGCATGAGTTTGTGTTGCACACGCTGGATTTGGGCTTGAGCGGTTTGGAAAACTTAAGCCTGATTCCGGGCACAGTCGGTGCTTCGCCGGTACAAAACATCGGTGCATACGGTTTGGAAGTAAAAGACGTGATTCGCAGCGTGCGCTGCTTTGATTTGGATACCGAAACTTTTGTCGAATTGAGCAATGCCGATTGCCAATTTTCTTATCGTGAAAGCTTTTTTAAGCAGGCAGGCAAAGGTCGCTATGTGATTGTGTCGGTGGTATTTGCGCTCAAAGAGCATTTCACGCCTAATTTGAAATATGGTGATTTGGCCGCCGCAGTCGAAGCCATCTGCCAAGTCCGTGAAGCTACGGCGAAAGATGTGTCGAATGCCGTGTGTGCAATCCGCAACAGTAAGCTGCCCGACCCGAACATTCTCGGCAATGTCGGCAGTTTCTTTAAAAATCCGATTGTCAGCGCCGAGCAAGCTGCATTATTATCGAGCAAATACACTAATATGCCGCAATATCTACAAGCCGACGGCACGGTCAAGCTGGCTGCAGGCTGGCTGATTGATCAATGCCGTCTGAAAGGCTTCCAAATCGGCGGTGCGGCCGTGCATGATAAGCAGGCTTTGGTGTTGGTGAATAAACACAACGCCCAAGCCCAAGATGTTTACCGCTTGGCACAACACATTTGCCGCGAAGTGGCCGAAAAATTCCAAGTCTCGCTGCATGCCGAACCCAACTGGCTGCCGGCTTCATACAGTTTGTAA
- a CDS encoding MATE family efflux transporter, with translation MFLDINRYPVPVFKKEIRHLILLAVPMLLAQVAQVGIGFVDTVMAGGAGKEDLAAVALGSGAFATIFITFIGIMTALNPIIAQLNGAAKFDEVGETGRQGLWFGLALGVFGMLLMWAVIVPFRNWLDLGDYIEDTMALYMIFTGLAMPAAMIHRALHAYASSLNRPRVIMWVSVAAFFLNVPLNYMFVYGKFGMPALGGAGCGLATALVFWFNAIALWLYVTKQDYFKKFKLTDRFSKPDWAAFKNFWKLGAPIGLSYFLEASAFTFIVFLVARLGEDYVAAQQVVISLTGIIYMVPQSVGAASTVRVGFALGRRQFARARYISGVSLILGWALAVITALALVSLRYPLAGMYTDDAMVLNIAAGVLLLAAVFQLSDSTQCIASYALRGYKVTKVPMYIHAVAFWLCGLLPGYILAYRFDMGLNGFWTALIVSLTIAAIALVWCLELCSKSFVKSYTR, from the coding sequence ATGTTTCTCGATATCAACCGTTACCCTGTTCCCGTTTTCAAAAAAGAAATCCGCCATTTGATTCTGCTGGCGGTGCCGATGCTGTTGGCGCAAGTGGCGCAGGTCGGCATCGGTTTCGTCGATACCGTGATGGCCGGTGGCGCGGGTAAGGAAGACTTGGCCGCCGTGGCTTTGGGCAGCGGCGCGTTTGCCACGATTTTCATCACCTTTATCGGCATCATGACCGCGCTCAACCCCATCATCGCCCAGCTCAACGGCGCTGCTAAATTCGATGAAGTCGGTGAAACCGGCCGACAAGGTTTGTGGTTCGGGCTGGCGTTAGGCGTGTTCGGTATGCTGCTGATGTGGGCGGTAATTGTGCCTTTTCGCAATTGGCTGGATTTGGGCGACTACATCGAAGACACGATGGCGCTGTATATGATTTTTACCGGCTTGGCCATGCCCGCGGCGATGATACACCGTGCGCTGCATGCTTATGCCTCCAGCCTCAACCGACCGCGCGTAATTATGTGGGTGAGCGTGGCGGCGTTTTTCCTGAATGTGCCACTCAATTATATGTTTGTTTACGGCAAATTCGGCATGCCGGCTTTAGGCGGTGCGGGCTGCGGCTTGGCAACGGCTTTGGTGTTTTGGTTCAACGCCATTGCTTTGTGGTTGTATGTGACCAAGCAGGATTATTTCAAGAAATTCAAGCTCACCGACCGCTTCAGCAAGCCCGATTGGGCAGCGTTTAAAAACTTTTGGAAACTGGGCGCGCCGATTGGCCTGTCTTACTTTTTGGAAGCCAGCGCGTTTACCTTTATCGTGTTTTTGGTGGCGCGTTTGGGCGAAGATTATGTGGCCGCGCAGCAAGTCGTCATCAGCCTGACCGGCATTATTTATATGGTGCCGCAAAGCGTTGGCGCCGCATCGACTGTGCGCGTGGGCTTTGCACTCGGTCGCCGCCAATTTGCCCGCGCCCGCTATATTTCCGGCGTATCATTGATTTTAGGCTGGGCATTGGCTGTTATCACTGCCTTGGCTTTGGTATCATTGCGTTATCCTTTGGCAGGCATGTACACCGATGATGCGATGGTATTGAACATTGCTGCGGGCGTGTTGCTGCTGGCGGCGGTGTTCCAACTATCAGACTCGACCCAGTGCATTGCTTCTTATGCCTTGCGCGGCTATAAAGTCACCAAAGTGCCGATGTATATCCATGCGGTGGCGTTTTGGCTGTGCGGCTTGCTGCCGGGCTACATCTTGGCCTACCGCTTCGACATGGGCTTAAACGGCTTTTGGACAGCCTTAATCGTATCGCTCACCATTGCCGCGATTGCATTGGTTTGGTGCTTGGAATTGTGCAGCAAATCCTTTGTGAAATCCTATACACGATAA
- a CDS encoding NADP-dependent isocitrate dehydrogenase, with translation MTNKATIIYTHTDEAPALATKSFLPIVRAFTQFADIDVETKDISLAGRILATFPDFLKEEQRVPDALAELGELVKKPEANVIKLPNISASVPQLTAAIKELQAQGFAVPDFPTDPKTDEEKAIRERYDRIKGSAVNPVLREGNSDRRAPKAVKNFAKKNPHSMGAWSKDSKTHVATMQSGDFFHNEQSVTVPAATSVSIVFTDKQGNKRELRKPVNLKDGEIIDATVMNKKALVSFLNEQVKEAKEQGLLFSLHMKATMMKVSDPIIFGHAVKAFFAPVFEKFGDELAAAGVNVNNGFGNLLANLDKLPSETKAAVEAEIAAVYAANPDLAMVDSDKGITNLHVPSDVIVDASMPAMIRNSGQMWDKEGKQQDTKAVIPDSSYAGVYQATIDFCREHGAFDPTTMGTVPNVGLMAQAAEEYGSHDKTFEIEADGVVEAVDASGEVLMKHDVEAGDIWRMCQTKDAPVKDWVQLAVNRSRLSNTPAVFWLDEKRPHDKSLINKVEAYLKDLDTNGLDIRILSPVEATKFSLERIKKGEDTISVTGNVLRDYLTDLFPILELGTSAKMLSIVPLMNGGGMFETGAGGSAPKHVQQFLEENHLRWDSLGEFLALAVSFEHLAQKTGNSKAQVLADTLDAATEQLLLNGKSPKRKAGELDNRGSHFYIALYWAQALAAQDKDAELKAKFAPLAETLTANEDKIVAELAAGQGKAVDIKGYYSPNEELASEAMRPSATLNAALAAL, from the coding sequence ATGACTAACAAAGCCACCATTATCTATACCCACACCGATGAAGCACCTGCTTTGGCAACCAAATCATTCCTGCCTATCGTGCGTGCGTTTACCCAATTCGCCGACATCGACGTGGAAACCAAAGATATTTCATTGGCCGGCCGTATTTTGGCCACTTTCCCGGATTTCTTGAAAGAAGAGCAACGCGTGCCGGATGCTTTGGCCGAATTGGGCGAGCTGGTGAAAAAGCCTGAAGCCAACGTGATCAAGCTGCCGAACATCAGCGCGTCTGTGCCGCAACTGACTGCTGCGATTAAAGAATTGCAGGCGCAAGGTTTTGCTGTGCCGGATTTCCCGACCGACCCGAAAACCGACGAAGAAAAAGCCATCCGCGAGCGCTACGACCGCATTAAAGGCAGCGCGGTAAACCCTGTTTTGCGCGAAGGCAACTCTGACCGTCGCGCGCCTAAAGCCGTGAAAAACTTTGCCAAGAAAAACCCACACAGCATGGGCGCTTGGTCTAAAGATTCCAAAACCCACGTTGCCACCATGCAAAGTGGTGACTTTTTCCATAATGAACAATCGGTTACCGTACCAGCCGCCACTTCTGTGTCTATTGTCTTCACCGACAAACAAGGCAACAAAAGAGAATTGCGCAAACCAGTTAACCTGAAAGACGGCGAAATCATCGACGCAACCGTGATGAACAAAAAAGCCTTGGTGAGCTTCTTGAATGAGCAAGTGAAAGAAGCCAAAGAGCAAGGTTTGCTGTTCTCATTGCACATGAAGGCGACCATGATGAAAGTGTCTGACCCGATTATTTTCGGTCACGCCGTCAAAGCTTTCTTTGCCCCTGTATTCGAAAAATTCGGTGACGAATTGGCTGCTGCCGGTGTTAACGTAAACAACGGTTTCGGTAACTTATTGGCCAACTTGGACAAACTGCCGTCTGAAACCAAAGCTGCGGTTGAAGCCGAAATCGCTGCCGTATATGCGGCCAACCCTGATTTGGCAATGGTAGATTCCGACAAAGGCATTACCAACCTGCACGTGCCAAGCGACGTGATTGTCGATGCGTCTATGCCTGCGATGATCCGTAACTCGGGTCAAATGTGGGATAAAGAAGGCAAGCAGCAAGACACCAAAGCCGTGATTCCAGACAGCAGCTATGCAGGCGTATATCAAGCCACCATCGATTTCTGCCGCGAACACGGCGCATTCGACCCGACCACCATGGGCACTGTGCCAAACGTCGGCCTGATGGCGCAAGCAGCTGAAGAATACGGCTCGCACGACAAAACTTTTGAAATCGAAGCCGACGGCGTGGTAGAAGCGGTTGATGCTTCAGGCGAAGTATTGATGAAACATGATGTTGAAGCCGGCGACATCTGGCGCATGTGCCAAACCAAAGATGCGCCGGTGAAAGACTGGGTGCAATTGGCAGTAAACCGCTCACGCTTGAGCAACACCCCTGCCGTGTTCTGGCTGGATGAAAAACGCCCACACGACAAGAGCTTGATCAATAAAGTAGAAGCCTACCTGAAAGACTTGGATACCAATGGTTTGGACATCCGCATTCTGTCACCGGTAGAAGCCACCAAGTTCAGCTTGGAACGCATCAAAAAAGGCGAAGACACCATCTCGGTAACCGGCAACGTATTGCGCGACTACCTGACCGACTTGTTCCCGATTTTGGAATTGGGCACCAGCGCGAAAATGTTGTCTATCGTGCCTTTGATGAACGGCGGCGGCATGTTTGAAACCGGCGCGGGTGGCTCTGCTCCGAAACACGTACAACAATTCTTGGAAGAAAACCACTTGCGTTGGGATTCTTTGGGCGAATTCTTGGCCTTGGCAGTATCGTTTGAGCATTTGGCACAAAAAACCGGCAACAGCAAAGCCCAAGTTTTGGCCGACACTTTAGACGCTGCGACCGAGCAATTGCTGTTGAACGGCAAATCACCAAAACGCAAAGCCGGTGAACTCGACAACCGTGGCAGCCACTTCTACATCGCACTCTACTGGGCACAAGCATTGGCCGCTCAAGACAAAGATGCTGAATTGAAAGCCAAGTTCGCGCCATTGGCCGAAACCCTGACTGCCAACGAAGACAAAATCGTGGCAGAATTGGCTGCCGGCCAAGGCAAAGCTGTGGACATCAAAGGCTACTACAGCCCGAACGAAGAGTTGGCTTCTGAAGCCATGCGCCCAAGCGCTACTTTGAACGCTGCTTTGGCTGCACTGTAA
- a CDS encoding pseudouridine synthase, with product MNDLLVLNKPYGVICQFSPHEKHPCLKDYVEQPGFYPAGRLDTDSEGLLLLTNNGRLQARIADPKFKQEKTYWAQVEGVPDEAKLDVLRRGVDLGDFVTRPAKVRVLSEGEADKLWPRQPPIRVRKTVPDFWLEIKITEGKNRQVRRMTAKAGYPCLRLVRVAIGRLNIFELDLALGEWQFAPHQP from the coding sequence ATGAATGATTTGCTCGTTTTAAACAAACCTTATGGCGTGATTTGCCAGTTTTCGCCGCATGAGAAACACCCATGCTTAAAAGATTATGTTGAGCAACCGGGTTTTTATCCGGCTGGGCGTTTGGATACGGATAGTGAAGGTTTGTTATTGTTGACGAATAATGGGCGTTTGCAGGCCAGAATCGCCGATCCGAAGTTTAAGCAGGAAAAAACTTATTGGGCGCAGGTGGAAGGTGTGCCGGATGAGGCGAAATTGGATGTGTTACGCCGTGGCGTGGATTTGGGGGATTTTGTGACGCGACCGGCCAAGGTGCGTGTGTTGAGCGAAGGCGAAGCGGATAAACTGTGGCCGCGTCAGCCGCCGATTCGGGTGCGTAAAACGGTGCCGGATTTTTGGCTGGAAATTAAGATTACTGAAGGCAAAAACCGCCAAGTGCGTCGCATGACGGCGAAGGCCGGTTATCCGTGTTTGCGTTTGGTGCGGGTGGCAATTGGGCGCTTGAATATTTTTGAATTGGATTTGGCTTTAGGGGAGTGGCAGTTTGCGCCGCATCAGCCTTGA
- a CDS encoding DUF4198 domain-containing protein, which yields MKKSILLITSALFLSTAAHAHRVWVETAHTHGGEYLTAELGYGEFPDLEPIAKDRLNIFKPLQLVTEKGKENLIQKGQFNYQYRSNRPVKDGSYLVIAEYQPTFWSKNAAGWKRVNKTEMTDATYCEESRMYGKNIVNVGHESADTAIITKQVGQNLEIVPLDNPANVHVGERFKVRVLYRGEPLANHPVTATFDGFDNSDRSKTHKVEAQAFYDVTNDKGEVDIIPLRQGFWKVNVEHKTDFRDQKVCEKESNYTTLTFQIGHTHH from the coding sequence ATGAAAAAATCTATTTTACTGATTACTTCCGCATTGTTCCTGTCCACCGCCGCACACGCCCACCGCGTATGGGTTGAAACTGCCCACACCCATGGCGGCGAATACCTGACAGCCGAACTGGGCTATGGTGAATTTCCGGATTTAGAGCCAATCGCCAAAGACCGCCTTAACATTTTCAAACCATTGCAACTGGTGACCGAAAAAGGCAAAGAAAACCTGATTCAAAAAGGCCAATTCAACTACCAATACCGCAGCAACCGCCCAGTTAAAGACGGCAGCTACTTGGTGATTGCCGAATACCAACCAACTTTCTGGTCAAAAAATGCCGCCGGTTGGAAACGCGTGAATAAAACCGAAATGACTGATGCCACCTACTGCGAAGAAAGCCGCATGTATGGCAAAAACATCGTCAACGTTGGCCATGAAAGCGCAGACACCGCCATCATCACCAAACAAGTCGGCCAAAACTTAGAAATCGTACCGCTCGACAATCCGGCTAACGTGCACGTCGGCGAACGCTTTAAAGTACGCGTGTTGTACCGCGGCGAGCCATTGGCCAACCATCCGGTAACCGCAACTTTCGACGGCTTTGACAACAGCGACCGCAGCAAAACCCACAAAGTAGAAGCGCAAGCATTCTATGACGTGACCAACGACAAAGGCGAAGTGGACATCATCCCATTGCGTCAAGGTTTCTGGAAAGTCAACGTTGAGCATAAAACCGATTTCCGCGACCAAAAAGTCTGCGAAAAAGAGTCTAACTACACCACACTCACTTTCCAAATCGGTCATACCCACCACTAA
- a CDS encoding DUF2322 family protein has product MSFQDNLAAMPAIDHLSGLDVHNEQGETIHHIPAAPGKLGSLKLYHALAQEFDNQLNAAAAERGLALFAEHVADAEANPGKHPNIDLLFKVKAENLVYQLKPLQA; this is encoded by the coding sequence GACAATCTGGCTGCCATGCCTGCAATCGACCACTTAAGCGGCCTAGACGTTCACAATGAGCAAGGCGAAACCATTCACCACATTCCTGCTGCACCGGGCAAGCTCGGTTCATTAAAACTCTATCACGCGCTGGCGCAAGAATTCGATAACCAACTAAACGCCGCCGCAGCCGAACGCGGTTTAGCCTTGTTTGCCGAACACGTAGCCGATGCCGAAGCCAATCCGGGCAAACACCCTAACATCGATTTGCTGTTTAAAGTCAAAGCCGAAAATTTGGTTTATCAATTGAAACCGTTACAAGCTTAA